TTTGATCAAAGAACATAAAAACGGGAGTGAGCCTCACCCCATATTTATGAGCAAACTGTCTCTCGGTCATTTTTTTACCATCCACATCAACGATTTCGTTAGAACCTCTTATATCAACTTCCACCATATAAAAGTGCTTTGTAAAGTAATCCTGAACAGCCTTATCTTGGAAGGTTACTTTCCGCATCTTATCGCAAAAGGGACATCCTTCTTGATGAAACATTATAAAAAGGAATTTCCCTTCCCTTCTGGCATCATTAAGATCGTCTTTGAGATTTAACATGGATGGCTTTAAAAAAGGAATCCCTTCAACAGGTAGAGCTACCAAAGGCACAAAAAGACAAAAAATCAGTATATACCTCCACATGCAAAAATCCTCCTTCTATGGTATAATATAATAACAAAGAGTCTGCGGGACCTTAACAGTCCCGTGTCATCTTTAGAGCTGAATATGGTATGTGTTTTAAAAAGGAAAGGCAAGT
This is a stretch of genomic DNA from Hydrogenobacter sp.. It encodes these proteins:
- a CDS encoding thioredoxin family protein — translated: MWRYILIFCLFVPLVALPVEGIPFLKPSMLNLKDDLNDARREGKFLFIMFHQEGCPFCDKMRKVTFQDKAVQDYFTKHFYMVEVDIRGSNEIVDVDGKKMTERQFAHKYGVRLTPVFMFFDQSGNVVAKVPGYIEPKDFILVGRYIVEERYKDTNLVKFIKENKK